A single window of Anomaloglossus baeobatrachus isolate aAnoBae1 chromosome 5 unlocalized genomic scaffold, aAnoBae1.hap1 SUPER_5_unloc_25, whole genome shotgun sequence DNA harbors:
- the LOC142259080 gene encoding uncharacterized protein LOC142259080 isoform X1: MPSSLHSKNLSSDSFKQVLYSESSHTIKKNKYHKSSITNQSDFAAKKPFSTSENQKNSKKVHIGEKRFSSESVSFQKTHTGEKPFSCSECGKCFNWKTNLAKHQRTHTGEKPYSCSECGKCFNWKTNFAKHHRIHTGEKPFSCSECGRFFNRKLHLVSHQRTHTGEKPYSCPECGKCFTQNSSLATHRRTHTGEKPFSCSECGIFFNRKLHLVSHQRTHTGEKPYSCPECGKCFTQNSSLATHRRTHTGEKPFSCLECGKCFAQKSTLVIHQRTHTREKPFSCSECGRFFNRKLHLVSHQRTHTGEKPYSCPECGKCFTQNSSLSTHRRTHTGEKPFSCSECGRFFNRKLHLVSHQRTHTGEKPYSCPECGKCFTQNSSLATHRRTHTGEKPFSCLECGKCFAQKSTLVIHQRTHTREKPFSCSECGKCFTHKLHFITHQRTHTGEKPYSCSECGISFNRKSCLGKHKRIHTGEKPLTCLE; encoded by the coding sequence ATGCCATCATCACTTCACAGCAAAAatctatcatctgattcttttAAACAAGTCCTATATTCTGAATCATCACatactattaagaaaaataaatatcACAAAAGCAGCATTACAAATCAAAGTGATTTTGcagcaaagaagccattttcaacttcagaaaatcaaaaaaatagtaaaaaagttCACATaggggagaaaagattttcttcagaatctgttagtttccagaaaactcacacaggggagaagccattttcatgttcagaatgtgggaaatgttttaactggaAAACAAATCTTGCTaagcatcagagaactcacacaggtgagaaaccttattcatgttcagaatgtgggaaatgttttaactggaAAACAAATTTTGCTAAGCATcacagaattcacacaggtgaaaaacctttttcatgttcagaatgtgggagattttTTAACCGAAAATTACATCTTGtttcacatcaaagaactcacacaggtgagaagccatattcatgtccagaatgtggaaaatgttttacccaaAATTCAAGTCTTGCTACACATCGGAGAACTCACACAggcgagaagcctttttcatgttcagaatgtgggatatttTTTAACCGAAAATTACATCTTGtttcacatcaaagaactcacacaggtgagaagccatattcatgtccagaatgtggaaaatgttttacccaaAATTCAAGTCTTGCTACACATCGGAGAACTCACACAggcgagaagcctttttcatgtttagaatgtgggaaatgttttgcacagaaatcaactcttgttatacaccagagaactcacacaagggagaagcctttttcatgttcagaatgtgggagattttTTAACCGAAAATTACATCTTGtttcacatcaaagaactcacacaggtgagaagccatattcatgtccagaatgtggaaaatgttttacccaaAATTCAAGTCTTTCTACACATCGGAGAACTCACACAggcgagaagcctttttcatgttcagaatgtgggagattttTTAACCGAAAATTACATCTTGtttcacatcaaagaactcacacaggtgagaagccatattcatgtccagaatgtggaaaatgttttacccaaAATTCAAGTCTTGCTACACATCGGAGAACTCACACCggcgagaagcctttttcatgtttagaatgtgggaaatgttttgcacagaaatcaactcttgttatacaccagagaactcacacaagggagaagcctttttcatgttcagaatgtgggaaatgttttacacataaattgcattttattacacatcagagaactcacaccggtgagaagccatattcatgttcagaatgtgggatatcTTTTAACCGAAAATCATGTCTTGGAAAAcacaaaagaattcacacaggggagaaacccttgACATGTTTAGAATGA